Proteins encoded within one genomic window of Gammaproteobacteria bacterium:
- the iolC gene encoding 5-dehydro-2-deoxygluconokinase: MQTEKHLDVICLGRAAVDLYGEQIGSKLEDISSFSKSLGGSSGNIAFGTARLGLKSAMLTRVGDEQMGNFVREELARVGCDVSHVVTDPKRLTGLVLLSIKDNDSFPLLFYRNDCADMAVDASDFSPEYIASSKSLLITGTHFSTEQTNATSLKAIEYARAAGTKVILDIDYRPVLWGLTGLGEGDNRFVSNDSVTQHLLSILPLCDLIVGTEEEIHIAAGSTDTIACLRKIREISNAEIVVKRGALGCSVFDAAIPDTLDEGHTTYGVQVDVLNVLGAGDAFLSGFLRGWLRDESYEKCCAYANACGALVVSRHGCAPAIPSAEELDNYLARQHTIARPDLDPELNHLHRVTTRTPARWDELCILAFDHRKQFYDMAREVNADPTRISKLKQLLVTAATQGSQSADFNNYQAGVLIDDTYGQDALNQVTGRNWWIGRPVEQPSSRPIELEGGRSIGSRLKSWPKEHIVKCLVFFHPADEINLRLAQERQVIELYKACCISGHELLLEIIPPADMSQDDSTVLLGMERFYNLGVQPDWWKLPAPTTSAWQHITNLIEQRAPHCRGVILLGLDAPLSELEAAFKASADFPICKGFAVGRSIFSSPSKDWLKGDIDDNEFIAQVKHNYLRLVNAWHNRKA; the protein is encoded by the coding sequence ATGCAAACTGAAAAACATTTAGATGTCATTTGTCTGGGCCGTGCCGCTGTTGACCTTTATGGTGAACAAATAGGCAGTAAACTTGAAGATATTTCATCGTTTAGCAAATCATTAGGTGGTTCGTCAGGCAATATTGCATTTGGTACCGCGCGCTTGGGTTTAAAATCAGCGATGTTAACGCGCGTTGGTGACGAGCAGATGGGTAACTTCGTGCGCGAAGAATTAGCACGCGTAGGCTGTGATGTTAGCCACGTGGTAACAGATCCTAAGCGCTTAACGGGTCTGGTTTTGTTGTCGATTAAAGATAACGACAGCTTTCCGTTATTATTTTATCGTAATGACTGTGCTGACATGGCGGTTGATGCCAGCGATTTTAGCCCTGAATATATTGCATCAAGCAAATCATTACTCATTACCGGTACTCATTTTTCGACCGAGCAAACCAATGCAACCAGCTTAAAAGCAATTGAATACGCCAGAGCTGCAGGTACTAAGGTCATTTTAGATATCGATTATCGCCCGGTACTTTGGGGCTTAACTGGCTTAGGCGAAGGTGATAACCGCTTCGTATCTAACGACTCGGTTACCCAGCATTTATTGTCAATTTTACCTTTATGTGACTTAATTGTTGGTACTGAAGAAGAAATTCATATCGCGGCTGGCAGTACCGATACCATTGCCTGTTTACGAAAAATTCGTGAAATAAGTAATGCTGAAATAGTCGTTAAACGTGGCGCATTAGGTTGTTCGGTATTCGATGCTGCTATTCCTGATACGCTAGATGAAGGGCATACAACCTACGGCGTGCAAGTCGATGTACTTAATGTGCTTGGCGCTGGCGATGCATTTTTAAGTGGCTTCTTACGTGGTTGGTTACGTGATGAAAGTTACGAAAAATGTTGTGCTTATGCCAACGCTTGTGGTGCCTTGGTCGTATCACGCCATGGCTGTGCACCGGCTATTCCATCAGCTGAAGAATTAGACAATTATCTAGCACGTCAGCATACGATTGCCCGCCCTGATTTAGACCCTGAGCTTAATCACTTGCATCGCGTGACCACTAGAACACCTGCCCGCTGGGATGAACTGTGTATTTTAGCCTTTGATCATCGTAAGCAATTTTATGATATGGCACGCGAAGTTAATGCAGATCCTACCCGGATCAGTAAACTAAAACAGCTTTTAGTAACGGCCGCAACACAAGGCTCACAAAGTGCTGATTTTAATAACTACCAAGCCGGTGTACTTATCGATGATACGTACGGTCAAGATGCGCTTAACCAAGTTACGGGTCGCAATTGGTGGATCGGTCGCCCGGTTGAACAGCCTAGTTCACGTCCAATCGAACTTGAAGGTGGTCGTTCAATTGGTAGCCGTCTTAAAAGCTGGCCTAAAGAACACATTGTTAAATGTTTAGTGTTCTTTCACCCTGCAGACGAAATCAACCTGCGCTTAGCACAAGAACGCCAAGTGATTGAATTATATAAAGCGTGTTGTATTAGTGGTCATGAGTTATTACTTGAAATTATTCCGCCAGCAGACATGTCGCAAGACGACAGCACCGTATTGCTTGGCATGGAACGCTTTTATAATTTAGGTGTTCAACCCGATTGGTGGAAATTACCAGCGCCAACCACTTCGGCATGGCAACACATAACAAATCTAATCGAGCAGCGTGCTCCGCACTGTCGTGGTGTGATATTACTGGGATTAGACGCGCCATTAAGCGAGCTTGAAGCGGCATTTAAAGCCAGCGCTGACTTCCCAATTTGCAAGGGTTTCGCAGTGGGTCGCTCAATTTTCAGTAGCCCAAGTAAAGATTGGCTCAAAGGCGATATCGATGACAATGAGTTTATTGCTCAAGTGAAGCACAATTATTTGCGCCTGGTTAATGCTTGGCACAACCGTAAAGCATAA
- the eno gene encoding phosphopyruvate hydratase gives MDTINQIIAREILDSRGNPTVQADVLLKSGIMGTACAPSGASTGSREALELRDGDASRYNGKGVLNAVAFINGIINAKLQGMDPLNQQAIDQTMIELDGTDNKATLGANAIIAVSLAVAKAAALTTELPLYQHLANLYGNDNQLSLPLPMMNIINGGEHADNNIDIQEFMIQPVGATSFNEALRMGAEVFHQLRNVLRTRGLNTAVGDEGGFAPDLASNEEALIVIKAAVEQAGYQLGKDFTLALDCAASEFYRDGKYVLAGEGKSYDSTAFTDYLAQLCEKYPIVSIEDGMDENDWQGWDILTQKLGDEIQLVGDDLFVTNTKILKQGIDQNIANSVLIKFNQIGTLTETFAAIRMAQDAGYAVIISHRSGETEDTTIADLAVATCAGQIKTGSLSRSDRVAKYNRLLRIEQQLATNAIYQGRTEIFGQKEYS, from the coding sequence ATGGATACAATTAATCAAATTATTGCCAGAGAAATATTAGATTCACGTGGTAATCCGACCGTTCAAGCCGACGTATTGCTCAAGTCTGGCATTATGGGGACGGCTTGCGCGCCATCAGGTGCATCCACAGGCTCTCGAGAAGCGCTAGAACTTCGAGATGGCGATGCTTCACGCTATAATGGCAAAGGTGTATTAAATGCAGTAGCATTCATCAATGGCATCATAAATGCAAAACTGCAAGGCATGGATCCTTTAAATCAACAAGCTATCGATCAAACGATGATTGAACTTGATGGCACCGATAATAAAGCGACGTTAGGGGCCAATGCCATTATTGCGGTATCACTGGCCGTTGCCAAAGCGGCCGCATTAACCACCGAACTGCCGCTTTATCAACATCTGGCCAATCTATACGGCAACGATAATCAACTATCCCTGCCCTTACCCATGATGAATATCATCAACGGTGGCGAGCATGCCGACAACAACATCGATATTCAAGAGTTTATGATTCAACCGGTCGGTGCGACCAGCTTTAACGAAGCACTGCGCATGGGTGCCGAGGTATTTCATCAGTTAAGAAATGTGCTTAGAACTCGAGGATTAAACACCGCTGTGGGCGATGAAGGTGGCTTTGCACCAGATCTCGCATCGAACGAAGAGGCGCTGATTGTAATTAAAGCAGCCGTCGAGCAAGCGGGATATCAATTAGGCAAAGACTTTACGCTCGCATTAGATTGTGCCGCCAGCGAATTTTACCGCGACGGAAAATATGTGTTGGCAGGGGAAGGTAAAAGCTACGATTCAACCGCTTTTACTGACTATTTAGCTCAGCTGTGCGAAAAGTATCCTATTGTCTCGATTGAAGATGGCATGGATGAAAATGATTGGCAAGGATGGGATATTTTAACCCAAAAATTAGGTGATGAAATTCAGTTAGTCGGGGATGATCTTTTTGTCACCAACACAAAAATACTCAAACAAGGCATAGATCAAAACATAGCTAATAGCGTGTTAATTAAATTTAACCAAATTGGTACCTTAACCGAAACCTTTGCGGCGATCAGGATGGCGCAAGATGCAGGTTATGCGGTGATCATATCACACCGTTCAGGTGAAACTGAAGATACCACCATTGCAGATTTAGCCGTAGCAACGTGCGCGGGGCAAATTAAAACAGGTTCGTTATCCCGCTCCGATCGGGTCGCCAAATACAATCGTTTATTACGCATCGAGCAACAACTCGCCACTAATGCCATTTATCAAGGCCGTACCGAAATATTTGGCCAAAAGGAATATAGCTAA
- a CDS encoding Gfo/Idh/MocA family oxidoreductase, translating to MNTKKIINVGLIGAGRIGSFHAETIARRLVQANLAAIADPSPGAAQALAQKLNCPIATTDPMELLSNPDIDAVIIATPARFHTNLVKAAAEAGKAVFCEKPMALTLEEADSAIEAVEKAGVILQVGFNRRWDQSFAEGYAAIVDGKIGTPQLLRSVTRDPGPFNGDPAKIPNWTIFYETLIHDFDTLLWLNRGAKPIEVHAMADALIRPDFKEQGHLDTAVVTVRFDNGAIAVAEANFSALYGYDIRGEAFGSKGMVKMGDVRRSSMTLYNAEGVSNDTWRLDADHFIGAYTAQLANFVDSVGGTQDKGATGADAKAALEIALACIESVKSGQTVRLG from the coding sequence ATGAACACTAAAAAAATCATCAATGTTGGCTTAATCGGAGCTGGACGCATTGGTTCATTCCATGCTGAAACCATTGCTCGTCGCTTAGTCCAGGCTAATCTAGCGGCAATAGCTGACCCTTCACCGGGCGCGGCACAAGCACTCGCACAAAAATTAAATTGCCCGATAGCAACTACCGATCCAATGGAATTGCTGAGTAATCCAGACATTGATGCGGTGATTATTGCAACGCCAGCACGTTTTCATACCAATTTAGTCAAAGCAGCTGCTGAAGCTGGCAAAGCCGTGTTCTGTGAAAAGCCAATGGCGCTGACACTCGAAGAGGCAGACAGTGCGATTGAAGCGGTTGAAAAAGCCGGTGTTATTTTACAAGTCGGTTTCAACCGCCGTTGGGATCAATCTTTTGCCGAAGGTTATGCCGCGATTGTTGATGGTAAAATTGGCACACCGCAGTTACTGCGCTCGGTAACGCGCGATCCGGGTCCCTTTAATGGCGACCCCGCAAAAATTCCAAATTGGACCATTTTTTATGAAACGCTGATCCATGATTTCGACACCTTATTATGGTTAAACCGTGGTGCCAAGCCAATTGAAGTACATGCGATGGCTGATGCGCTGATCCGTCCTGACTTTAAAGAGCAGGGCCACTTAGATACCGCTGTGGTGACTGTACGTTTCGACAATGGTGCTATTGCGGTCGCTGAAGCAAATTTCAGTGCACTTTATGGTTATGACATTAGAGGAGAAGCATTTGGCTCTAAAGGCATGGTTAAAATGGGCGATGTACGTCGTTCAAGCATGACCCTCTATAATGCCGAAGGGGTTTCAAATGATACATGGCGTTTAGACGCTGATCATTTCATCGGCGCGTACACGGCGCAGTTGGCTAATTTTGTTGACTCGGTAGGTGGTACTCAAGACAAAGGTGCAACGGGTGCAGATGCGAAAGCGGCGCTTGAAATTGCGTTAGCGTGTATTGAGTCAGTAAAAAGTGGACAAACAGTTCGCCTAGGTTAA
- a CDS encoding TIM barrel protein, with amino-acid sequence MNTINNSTQPFTLAVCAEMIFRDYPVLERIKRLDQLGFEVEIWDWTKHDIKALAGSGATFSSMTGYVTGTLADDAGADELLRTAKLSIPVAKELAIPRLNLHGTGLDNKGLPVQPMHEMTGAMWIKANDTLNRLADFAEKHDVTFVLENLNTAVDHPGVPFAKAQDTLDLVAGVNRPQIRMMLDLYHAQIGEGNLIELIARCAPYIGEIQVADVPGRCEPGTGEINYPAIAKALFDVGYRGNIGLEGWASGDDEQALTRFRNAFTLSNTL; translated from the coding sequence ATGAACACAATTAATAATTCAACCCAACCATTTACACTGGCGGTTTGTGCCGAAATGATTTTTCGTGATTATCCAGTTTTAGAGCGCATTAAACGTCTAGATCAACTTGGATTCGAAGTCGAAATCTGGGATTGGACTAAGCATGATATTAAAGCGCTGGCGGGTAGCGGTGCTACTTTCTCGTCAATGACAGGTTACGTCACCGGAACACTCGCCGATGATGCAGGTGCCGATGAACTGTTACGGACAGCGAAACTGTCAATTCCAGTTGCCAAAGAGTTGGCTATTCCTCGGTTGAACCTGCACGGAACTGGATTGGACAATAAGGGGTTACCTGTGCAGCCAATGCATGAAATGACTGGTGCGATGTGGATAAAGGCAAACGATACGCTTAATCGACTCGCTGATTTTGCTGAAAAACACGATGTAACATTTGTACTTGAAAACCTCAATACTGCTGTTGATCACCCTGGAGTACCGTTTGCTAAAGCACAAGATACGCTGGATTTAGTGGCGGGCGTTAATCGACCACAAATTCGGATGATGCTTGACTTATATCATGCTCAGATTGGCGAAGGTAATCTGATTGAGTTAATCGCGCGTTGTGCCCCGTATATCGGCGAAATTCAAGTGGCTGATGTACCTGGTCGCTGCGAACCTGGTACCGGTGAAATCAATTACCCAGCAATAGCGAAAGCACTGTTTGACGTTGGTTACCGCGGCAATATCGGCCTGGAAGGTTGGGCATCTGGTGATGATGAACAAGCGTTAACGCGTTTCCGTAATGCATTCACTTTATCTAATACGTTATAA
- the iolD gene encoding 3D-(3,5/4)-trihydroxycyclohexane-1,2-dione acylhydrolase (decyclizing), translating to MTTIRLTAAQALIKYLQQQYLATDGQVDAIFSGAFAIFGHGNVAGLGEALYQERETFPTYRAHNEQGMAHAAIAFAKQHNRQKMMMCTTSIGPGATNMVTAAGLAHVNRLPVLFVPGDTFANRTPDPVLQQIECFGDPTVSVNDCFKPVSRYFDRINRPEQLINSLPVVMQTLLDPVNCGPVTLAMPQDVQAMAFDYPVEMFEKRVHRIRRPGIDAVELEQVIALLRQSTKPLIIAGGGVQYSLATEVLAEFATTHKIPVAETQAGKGSLNWTNPYAVGGIGVTGSQAANTLAAEADLIIAIGSRLQDFTTQSRTFINDKPNKLVQINVGQFDANKHNAMPLQADAKTALQQLSAGLKGWESAPQWSERIDHVNQLWRGVYEVATATSDALLPSDAQVLGAVKRQSDPRDVVVCAAGGLPGELHRLWRCDDSKSYHVEYGFSCMGYEIAGGLGVKMASPDRDVFVVVGDGSYMMMNSEIATSVMMGQKIIIIALDNRGYGCINRLQMETGNEPFNNLLEDCYTAEQGAPKLDFAAHAKAMGALAESVSSIAQLEQAIKRAKSADRSYLIAIDTDPYILTDNGDSWWDVAIPEVSVSDKVATQQQNYQQHKNNQPY from the coding sequence ATGACGACTATACGTTTAACAGCCGCTCAAGCGTTAATTAAGTACTTGCAACAGCAGTACTTAGCAACAGATGGCCAAGTTGATGCAATTTTCAGCGGCGCTTTTGCAATCTTTGGCCATGGTAATGTTGCAGGTCTTGGTGAGGCATTATATCAGGAACGTGAAACCTTCCCAACATACCGAGCGCACAACGAACAAGGTATGGCCCATGCTGCCATTGCATTTGCCAAACAGCATAACCGCCAGAAAATGATGATGTGTACGACATCAATCGGCCCAGGTGCCACCAATATGGTAACCGCAGCAGGCTTAGCGCATGTAAATCGTTTACCGGTGTTATTTGTACCGGGTGATACATTTGCCAACCGCACGCCTGATCCGGTATTGCAGCAGATCGAATGTTTTGGCGACCCGACAGTTTCGGTCAATGATTGTTTTAAGCCAGTCAGCCGTTATTTCGATCGCATTAATCGCCCTGAGCAGTTAATCAATAGCTTACCAGTGGTGATGCAGACGTTACTCGATCCTGTAAATTGTGGCCCGGTTACCTTAGCAATGCCGCAAGATGTTCAGGCGATGGCATTTGATTATCCGGTTGAGATGTTTGAAAAACGTGTTCATCGCATTCGTCGTCCTGGTATTGACGCCGTTGAACTCGAGCAAGTTATTGCTTTATTACGTCAATCGACCAAACCACTGATTATCGCAGGCGGTGGTGTTCAGTACTCACTGGCCACCGAGGTGTTGGCAGAATTTGCAACGACCCATAAAATCCCCGTTGCCGAAACTCAGGCTGGCAAAGGTAGTCTTAATTGGACCAACCCTTATGCTGTTGGCGGCATCGGTGTTACAGGTAGTCAGGCAGCCAATACGTTGGCTGCAGAAGCTGATTTAATTATCGCTATTGGTTCTAGATTACAAGATTTCACCACCCAATCACGAACCTTTATTAACGATAAACCAAATAAGTTGGTTCAAATTAATGTTGGCCAGTTTGACGCCAACAAGCACAATGCAATGCCACTGCAAGCCGATGCAAAAACTGCATTGCAGCAACTTTCAGCGGGGTTAAAGGGCTGGGAGTCAGCGCCACAGTGGAGCGAGCGAATTGATCACGTTAATCAACTGTGGCGTGGCGTTTATGAAGTGGCTACCGCCACTTCTGATGCCCTGCTACCAAGTGACGCTCAGGTATTAGGCGCGGTTAAACGTCAATCGGATCCACGTGATGTCGTGGTATGCGCCGCCGGTGGTTTACCGGGCGAATTGCACCGTCTATGGCGTTGTGATGACAGTAAAAGTTACCATGTCGAATATGGCTTCTCTTGCATGGGTTATGAAATAGCCGGTGGTCTTGGGGTTAAAATGGCCAGTCCAGATCGTGACGTTTTCGTTGTCGTTGGTGACGGTTCGTACATGATGATGAACTCTGAAATTGCGACATCAGTCATGATGGGTCAAAAAATTATCATCATCGCACTCGACAATCGTGGCTATGGCTGTATTAATCGTCTGCAAATGGAAACGGGCAATGAACCTTTCAATAACTTGTTAGAAGATTGCTATACCGCTGAACAAGGCGCACCAAAACTCGATTTCGCCGCGCACGCTAAAGCAATGGGCGCGCTCGCTGAATCGGTTAGTTCAATCGCGCAATTAGAACAAGCAATTAAGCGAGCTAAGTCAGCAGATCGCAGCTACCTAATTGCGATTGATACCGACCCTTATATTCTGACCGATAATGGTGACTCATGGTGGGATGTTGCTATTCCAGAAGTATCTGTTAGTGACAAAGTAGCAACGCAACAACAGAATTACCAACAGCATAAAAACAATCAACCTTATTAA
- a CDS encoding triose-phosphate isomerase, with protein sequence MRQRLIIGNWKMNGCLTQNSALLSQLLNETSKMEHVDVVVCPPFTYLSQVSQQLSSSKIKIGAQNVCAAKAGAYTGEISTTMLTDLECSYVLVGHSERRSILLEDNEQVAAKFKAALDAGLIPVLCVGETLAQYEAGATQAVVSSQIQVIIDRVGAARFADAVIAYEPVWAIGTGKTATPEQAQQVHAQIRAQLAKHSPDIANGLQILYGGSVNANNAHDLLSQNDIDGGLIGGASLKADAFLQICQVS encoded by the coding sequence ATGCGACAGCGTTTAATTATTGGTAACTGGAAAATGAATGGCTGCTTGACCCAAAATAGCGCGCTGTTAAGTCAACTACTCAACGAAACGAGCAAGATGGAGCATGTCGATGTGGTGGTTTGTCCGCCTTTCACTTATTTAAGCCAAGTCAGTCAGCAATTGTCATCGAGCAAGATAAAAATTGGTGCTCAGAATGTATGTGCTGCTAAGGCGGGTGCATATACCGGAGAAATTTCAACCACTATGTTAACAGACTTAGAATGCAGCTATGTACTGGTCGGACATAGTGAACGTCGTAGCATCTTGTTAGAAGACAATGAACAAGTTGCCGCTAAGTTTAAAGCGGCGCTCGATGCTGGATTAATCCCCGTGTTATGTGTCGGCGAAACACTAGCGCAGTACGAGGCTGGTGCAACACAAGCTGTAGTATCAAGCCAAATACAGGTCATCATTGATCGCGTTGGTGCAGCTCGATTTGCCGATGCCGTCATTGCTTATGAGCCAGTTTGGGCTATCGGTACCGGCAAAACAGCCACCCCAGAACAAGCTCAGCAAGTGCACGCGCAAATCCGTGCCCAACTAGCCAAGCATAGTCCTGATATTGCCAACGGCTTGCAGATTCTATACGGGGGCAGTGTCAATGCCAACAACGCGCACGATTTGTTGTCTCAAAATGATATTGATGGTGGCTTAATTGGTGGCGCCTCGCTCAAAGCGGATGCCTTCTTGCAAATTTGCCAAGTGAGTTAA
- a CDS encoding sugar ABC transporter substrate-binding protein: protein MKKVLPALLTTMITASPVMADELRIGVAMATFDDNFMTLLRTGISKYGKEAGIELQIEDGKNEVGTQFNQVQNFIASEVDAIIVSPVDTDATVSISESAAAANIPLVYLNRQPINVDFLPDNQAFIASNEVDSGTMQTKEVCRLLKGKGNILVLMGALTDQSGLQRTKDIHDVIALPECSGMKIVGEESAKWQRTQASNIMTNWLSSGVQFDAVIANNDEMAIGAIQAIKATGRSMDDVIIAGIDATADALAAMKAGDLDVTVFQDAAGQGAGAVDAAIKLATGKAVDQKVWIPFELVTPSNYKSYLNKN, encoded by the coding sequence ATGAAAAAAGTCCTGCCTGCATTACTTACTACAATGATCACAGCAAGCCCAGTAATGGCAGATGAGTTAAGAATTGGGGTTGCGATGGCAACCTTTGATGATAACTTTATGACCTTGCTGCGAACCGGTATTTCAAAGTATGGTAAAGAAGCTGGAATTGAATTACAGATAGAAGACGGTAAAAATGAGGTTGGCACCCAGTTTAACCAAGTGCAGAATTTTATTGCTTCAGAGGTCGACGCAATCATTGTTAGCCCGGTAGACACCGATGCGACTGTTTCTATCAGTGAATCTGCTGCCGCTGCTAATATTCCATTGGTATATCTAAATCGTCAGCCGATTAATGTCGATTTCTTACCGGATAATCAGGCCTTTATCGCGTCTAATGAGGTTGATTCTGGCACAATGCAAACTAAAGAAGTTTGTCGATTACTAAAAGGTAAAGGCAATATCTTGGTATTGATGGGCGCTTTAACCGATCAATCTGGCCTGCAACGTACTAAAGATATTCACGATGTAATCGCATTGCCAGAATGTTCTGGGATGAAAATTGTTGGTGAAGAAAGTGCTAAATGGCAACGGACCCAAGCCAGTAATATCATGACCAACTGGTTGTCATCTGGCGTCCAGTTCGATGCTGTTATCGCCAATAACGATGAAATGGCGATTGGCGCAATTCAGGCCATTAAAGCGACTGGCCGTAGCATGGACGATGTGATTATTGCTGGGATTGATGCAACAGCAGATGCTTTAGCGGCAATGAAAGCGGGTGACCTTGACGTAACAGTATTTCAAGATGCAGCAGGTCAGGGCGCTGGCGCTGTTGATGCCGCGATTAAGCTTGCTACGGGTAAAGCGGTTGACCAAAAAGTGTGGATCCCGTTTGAGCTTGTTACGCCAAGCAATTACAAAAGCTACTTGAATAAAAACTAA
- a CDS encoding sugar ABC transporter substrate-binding protein codes for MKKLIPALLTTLITTTPVMAEELRIGVAMATFDDNFMTLLRTGISQYAKEAGIELQIEDGKNEVGTQFNQVQNFVASEVDAIIVSAVDTDATVSISESAAAANIPLVYLNRQPINVDFLPDNQAFIASNEVDSGTMQTKEVCRLLKGKGNILVLMGALTDQTGLQRTKDIHDVIALPECSGMKIVGEESAKWQRTEANNIMTNWLSSGVQFDAVIANNDEMAIGAIQAIKATGRSMDDVIIAGVDATADALAAMKAGDLDVTVFQDAAGQGSGAVDAAIKLAMGKAVDQKVWIPFELVTPGNYTSYLNRN; via the coding sequence ATGAAAAAATTGATCCCAGCATTGCTTACTACATTAATAACTACCACTCCAGTAATGGCTGAAGAGTTAAGAATTGGTGTAGCGATGGCTACTTTTGATGATAATTTTATGACATTACTGCGAACCGGCATTTCACAATATGCTAAAGAAGCGGGTATCGAGCTGCAGATAGAAGACGGTAAAAACGAGGTTGGTACTCAGTTTAATCAAGTCCAAAACTTTGTTGCCTCAGAGGTCGATGCAATTATTGTCAGCGCCGTAGATACTGATGCTACTGTTTCTATTAGTGAATCCGCTGCAGCGGCTAATATTCCGTTAGTTTATTTAAATCGTCAGCCAATCAATGTCGATTTCCTACCTGATAACCAAGCCTTTATCGCGTCTAATGAAGTTGATTCGGGCACAATGCAAACTAAAGAAGTCTGTCGATTACTAAAAGGTAAAGGCAATATTTTAGTCTTAATGGGCGCTTTAACCGATCAAACTGGCCTGCAACGTACTAAAGATATTCACGATGTCATCGCATTACCAGAATGTTCTGGGATGAAAATTGTTGGTGAAGAAAGTGCTAAATGGCAACGGACCGAAGCGAACAATATCATGACCAACTGGTTGTCATCTGGCGTGCAATTCGATGCTGTTATCGCCAACAACGATGAAATGGCGATTGGCGCAATTCAGGCCATTAAAGCAACTGGCCGTAGCATGGATGATGTGATTATTGCAGGTGTTGATGCGACGGCTGATGCATTAGCGGCAATGAAAGCCGGTGATCTTGACGTTACTGTATTCCAAGACGCTGCTGGGCAAGGCTCTGGTGCTGTTGATGCTGCAATTAAGCTAGCAATGGGCAAAGCGGTTGACCAAAAGGTTTGGATCCCGTTTGAACTTGTCACGCCAGGTAATTACACAAGTTACCTAAATAGAAACTAA
- a CDS encoding LacI family DNA-binding transcriptional regulator, protein MPAKSANKVTASDVALLAGVSKWTVSRAFTSGASISPASLKRVKKAAQELGYRPNLLARSLTQKRSNIVGLVVDEFTNPNILLVLNEVTSQLQRKGYITMLININADHSYDAALMLADQFQVDGVIFLGANLPEAFVHTVKDLRHIPLIVLYRDSGIAGIQVVNTDDYRGGKEIAELLVRQGHQTFAYMQGPPSDSTHLERIDGFRDGLTRHGFQLDLVLHAGSYQRQAGFDTLTNHLTSSDHGSTIDAMFCENDNLAVGSIDAIRHCEQPVDIAIVGFDGIELGASTSYNLSTYQQPIAQLAAEAIRRLENDEQDHDKYIAPGKLIVRTSHLKRR, encoded by the coding sequence ATGCCCGCAAAGAGTGCTAACAAGGTCACTGCTAGCGATGTTGCACTGCTTGCTGGGGTTTCAAAATGGACAGTGTCGCGTGCTTTTACCTCGGGGGCATCAATCTCGCCTGCAAGTCTAAAGCGGGTAAAAAAAGCCGCACAAGAACTCGGTTATCGCCCTAACCTACTTGCCCGTAGCCTGACCCAAAAGCGTTCTAACATTGTTGGTTTAGTGGTTGATGAGTTTACTAATCCCAACATACTGTTGGTGCTAAATGAAGTCACGAGTCAGCTTCAGCGTAAAGGTTACATAACCATGCTGATTAATATCAATGCTGATCACAGCTATGATGCTGCGTTAATGCTCGCTGATCAGTTTCAGGTTGATGGGGTGATTTTTTTGGGCGCAAACCTGCCAGAAGCTTTTGTCCATACCGTCAAAGACCTTCGTCATATCCCACTCATCGTGTTGTATCGCGACAGTGGTATTGCCGGCATTCAAGTGGTCAATACCGATGATTATCGAGGCGGCAAAGAAATTGCCGAATTGTTAGTACGCCAGGGACACCAAACATTTGCTTATATGCAAGGCCCGCCAAGTGACTCGACGCATTTAGAACGCATTGACGGCTTTAGAGATGGTCTTACCCGCCATGGTTTTCAGCTTGATTTGGTATTACACGCTGGTTCTTATCAACGCCAAGCGGGTTTCGACACCTTAACTAATCATCTGACAAGTTCAGATCATGGCTCAACGATTGACGCGATGTTTTGTGAAAATGATAATCTTGCGGTAGGTTCAATTGACGCGATTCGTCACTGTGAGCAGCCAGTTGATATCGCCATTGTCGGTTTCGATGGTATCGAGCTTGGCGCGTCGACTAGCTACAACCTTTCGACCTATCAGCAACCCATCGCACAATTGGCCGCTGAAGCTATTCGTCGACTCGAAAATGACGAGCAAGATCACGATAAATATATTGCGCCGGGTAAATTGATTGTGCGAACGTCGCATCTTAAACGACGATGA